A window from Primulina huaijiensis isolate GDHJ02 chromosome 11, ASM1229523v2, whole genome shotgun sequence encodes these proteins:
- the LOC140988262 gene encoding microtubule-binding protein TANGLED isoform X3, producing MKNVNSRRSSPGKMLIDNTEEWRRMSLPAMLLGETIGEIMKASQFARNIVESVAIKDDPKTPITEKRKHRLNADDSKIHERRKKEKQAVLRTIRSQSNIPLIQRARSRINFKVSPADKRECDKENSRYIANRVSPRNAPWARKTVLFPNPLFLSMSPTSHHQKFCKTLSPVIGRRTSIPHKFSIKSPPAGSKFQVKIKGPPLSISPTRPVGLSKKLPTASKIGRSFSPSRIVNKLISPLNGKKSVHRASDVTKMMSGLKHRPVMSMSVRFSPRRI from the exons ATGAAAAATGTTAATTCCCGAAGATCTTCTCCAGGAAAAATGCTAATAGATAACACAG AGGAATGGAGACGAATGTCGCTTCCAGCTATGCTTTTAGGAGAAACAATTGGAGAAATCATGAAAGCAAGTCAATTTGCAAGGAATATAGTGGAATCAGTCGCCATTAAAGATGACCCAAAAACTCCAATCACCGAAAAGAGGAAACACAGGTTGAATGCAGATGATTCCAAGATCCATGAACGAAGAAAGAAAGAGAAACAAGCCGTATTGCGAACAATCCGATCCCAATCCAACATCCCGCTTATCCAACGGGCAAGATCCCGAATAAACTTCAAGGTTTCACCGGCTGACAAAAGGGAGTGTGACAAAGAAAACTCTAGGTATATAGCTAATCGAGTATCCCCAAGGAATGCACCATGGGCTAGAAAGACAGTATTGTTTCCGAACCCATTATTCCTTTCGATGTCTCCCACTTCTCATCATCAAAAGTTCTGCAAGACTCTGTCCCCTGTGATTGGGCGAAGGACGAGTATTCCGCACAAGTTCTCAATCAAGTCTCCTCCGGCTGGTTCAAAGTTTCAAGTGAAGATTAAAGGCCCTCCACTTTCGATTTCTCCTACAAGACCAGTGGGTTTGTCCAAGAAATTGCCGACTGCATCAAAGATTGGTAGATCATTTTCGCCATCCAGGATAGTAAACAAACTGATTTCGCCATTGAACGGGAAAAAATCTGTACACAGGGCCAGTGACGTAACCAAGATGATGAGCGGACTTAAACATCGTCCCGTGATGTCAATGTCAGTTCGATTCTCACCTCGGAGAATTTGA
- the LOC140988262 gene encoding microtubule-binding protein TANGLED isoform X1, with amino-acid sequence MVARSPPKQQRRLAAAMPPLSPSLLRETVKKVDKCMARLQELQYAVNGGKKVSSGESLSPRCKQQRTRMKNVNSRRSSPGKMLIDNTEEWRRMSLPAMLLGETIGEIMKASQFARNIVESVAIKDDPKTPITEKRKHRLNADDSKIHERRKKEKQAVLRTIRSQSNIPLIQRARSRINFKVSPADKRECDKENSRYIANRVSPRNAPWARKTVLFPNPLFLSMSPTSHHQKFCKTLSPVIGRRTSIPHKFSIKSPPAGSKFQVKIKGPPLSISPTRPVGLSKKLPTASKIGRSFSPSRIVNKLISPLNGKKSVHRASDVTKMMSGLKHRPVMSMSVRFSPRRI; translated from the exons ATGGTTGCAAGAAGCCCACCGAAGCAGCAGCGGAGATTGGCGGCGGCGATGCCACCTCTCAGTCCCTCTCTTCTCAGAGAAACAGTTAAAAAG GTGGATAAGTGTATGGCTCGATTGCAAGAGCTTCAATACGCAGTGAATGGCGGGAAGAAAGTGAGTTCAGGTGAGAGTCTTAGTCCACGCTGTAAACAGCAGCGCACGAG GATGAAAAATGTTAATTCCCGAAGATCTTCTCCAGGAAAAATGCTAATAGATAACACAG AGGAATGGAGACGAATGTCGCTTCCAGCTATGCTTTTAGGAGAAACAATTGGAGAAATCATGAAAGCAAGTCAATTTGCAAGGAATATAGTGGAATCAGTCGCCATTAAAGATGACCCAAAAACTCCAATCACCGAAAAGAGGAAACACAGGTTGAATGCAGATGATTCCAAGATCCATGAACGAAGAAAGAAAGAGAAACAAGCCGTATTGCGAACAATCCGATCCCAATCCAACATCCCGCTTATCCAACGGGCAAGATCCCGAATAAACTTCAAGGTTTCACCGGCTGACAAAAGGGAGTGTGACAAAGAAAACTCTAGGTATATAGCTAATCGAGTATCCCCAAGGAATGCACCATGGGCTAGAAAGACAGTATTGTTTCCGAACCCATTATTCCTTTCGATGTCTCCCACTTCTCATCATCAAAAGTTCTGCAAGACTCTGTCCCCTGTGATTGGGCGAAGGACGAGTATTCCGCACAAGTTCTCAATCAAGTCTCCTCCGGCTGGTTCAAAGTTTCAAGTGAAGATTAAAGGCCCTCCACTTTCGATTTCTCCTACAAGACCAGTGGGTTTGTCCAAGAAATTGCCGACTGCATCAAAGATTGGTAGATCATTTTCGCCATCCAGGATAGTAAACAAACTGATTTCGCCATTGAACGGGAAAAAATCTGTACACAGGGCCAGTGACGTAACCAAGATGATGAGCGGACTTAAACATCGTCCCGTGATGTCAATGTCAGTTCGATTCTCACCTCGGAGAATTTGA
- the LOC140988262 gene encoding microtubule-binding protein TANGLED isoform X2, whose amino-acid sequence MVARSPPKQQRRLAAAMPPLSPSLLRETVKKVDKCMARLQELQYAVNGGKKVSSEEWRRMSLPAMLLGETIGEIMKASQFARNIVESVAIKDDPKTPITEKRKHRLNADDSKIHERRKKEKQAVLRTIRSQSNIPLIQRARSRINFKVSPADKRECDKENSRYIANRVSPRNAPWARKTVLFPNPLFLSMSPTSHHQKFCKTLSPVIGRRTSIPHKFSIKSPPAGSKFQVKIKGPPLSISPTRPVGLSKKLPTASKIGRSFSPSRIVNKLISPLNGKKSVHRASDVTKMMSGLKHRPVMSMSVRFSPRRI is encoded by the exons ATGGTTGCAAGAAGCCCACCGAAGCAGCAGCGGAGATTGGCGGCGGCGATGCCACCTCTCAGTCCCTCTCTTCTCAGAGAAACAGTTAAAAAG GTGGATAAGTGTATGGCTCGATTGCAAGAGCTTCAATACGCAGTGAATGGCGGGAAGAAAGTGAGTTCAG AGGAATGGAGACGAATGTCGCTTCCAGCTATGCTTTTAGGAGAAACAATTGGAGAAATCATGAAAGCAAGTCAATTTGCAAGGAATATAGTGGAATCAGTCGCCATTAAAGATGACCCAAAAACTCCAATCACCGAAAAGAGGAAACACAGGTTGAATGCAGATGATTCCAAGATCCATGAACGAAGAAAGAAAGAGAAACAAGCCGTATTGCGAACAATCCGATCCCAATCCAACATCCCGCTTATCCAACGGGCAAGATCCCGAATAAACTTCAAGGTTTCACCGGCTGACAAAAGGGAGTGTGACAAAGAAAACTCTAGGTATATAGCTAATCGAGTATCCCCAAGGAATGCACCATGGGCTAGAAAGACAGTATTGTTTCCGAACCCATTATTCCTTTCGATGTCTCCCACTTCTCATCATCAAAAGTTCTGCAAGACTCTGTCCCCTGTGATTGGGCGAAGGACGAGTATTCCGCACAAGTTCTCAATCAAGTCTCCTCCGGCTGGTTCAAAGTTTCAAGTGAAGATTAAAGGCCCTCCACTTTCGATTTCTCCTACAAGACCAGTGGGTTTGTCCAAGAAATTGCCGACTGCATCAAAGATTGGTAGATCATTTTCGCCATCCAGGATAGTAAACAAACTGATTTCGCCATTGAACGGGAAAAAATCTGTACACAGGGCCAGTGACGTAACCAAGATGATGAGCGGACTTAAACATCGTCCCGTGATGTCAATGTCAGTTCGATTCTCACCTCGGAGAATTTGA